From a single Raphanus sativus cultivar WK10039 chromosome 3, ASM80110v3, whole genome shotgun sequence genomic region:
- the LOC108847524 gene encoding translation machinery-associated protein 22, which produces MAEKLEPAKVLYCGVCSLPAEYCEFGPDFARCKPWLIDNAPDLYPDLLKEANEKGVDNVSDKLQSVGISGADGAAPSSSQTGGTSKKEEVKRLPGGKVKKKERLEVIIEKVVRNKRKSITIVKGLELFGIKLSDASKKLGKKFATGASVVKGPTEKEQIDVQGDIIYDIVEFITDTWPDVPERSIFFIEDGKKVQAG; this is translated from the exons ATGGCGGAGAAGCTCGAGCCGGCGAAGGTTCTGTACTGCGGAGTTTGCTCTCTTCCAGCCGAATACTGCGAGTTCGGTCCCGATTTCGCCAGATGTAAGCCCTGGCTCATTGATAACGCTCCCGATCTCTACCCCGATCTCCTCAAAG AAGCTAATGAGAAGGGAGTAGATAATGTTTCTGATAAGCTCCAGTCGGTGGGAATCTCTGGCGCTGATGGTGCTGCACCCTCTTCTTCTCAGACTG GAGGGACATCTAAGAAGGAGGAAGTGAAACGCCTTCCTGGGGGAAAAGTTAAAAAGAAA GAGAGACTAGAAGTTATTATTGAAAAAGTTGTGCGCAACAAGCGCAAGTCTATCACCATTGTGAAAGGACTAGAACTCTTTG GGATAAAACTCAGTGACGCGTCTAAAAAACTTGGGAAGAAGTTTGCCACTGGAGCATCAGTTGTCAAG GGACCAACTGAGAAGGAGCAAATTGATGTTCAAGGAGATATAATCTATGACATCGTTGAATTCATTACAGACACTTGGCCCGAC GTACCTGAAAGATCCATTTTCTTCATTGAAGATGGGAAGAAGGTTCAGGCTGGTTAA
- the LOC108845640 gene encoding beta-fructofuranosidase, insoluble isoenzyme CWINV6-like, which translates to MVWGHSVSQDLVNWIKLEPSLSPSVPSDINSCWSGSTTILPDGKPVILYTGCDANKHQVTVLAGPKDPSDPLLREWVKPKGNPVMVPPSNVPVDCFRDPTTAWQGHDGKWRALVGAKEKDSNKGMAILYHSDDFMKWTQFHVPLLESQVTGMWECVDFYPVSITGKEGLDTSVNDSSVKHVLKTSYGGNDCYVIGTYSSETDVFSADSEFTNTAADLRYDYGNLFASKAFFDSAKNRRISWGWIMERDSNKDDIVKGWAGIMAIPREIWLEKSGKRLMQWPVEEINNLRAKNISLDSKQLEGGSILEISGITASQADIEVAFDIPDLENDTEVFDSEEVDQPTLTSAYSASVKGVYGPFGLLALASNDLSEHTAVFFRVIRRGNGYAVLMCSDESKSSLRDNIEKATLGISLDIDPRHEKISLRCLIDHSVIESYGGGGKSVITSRVYPKMAIGEEARLYVFNHGTKAVTMSSLEAWSMRKAQINSNQT; encoded by the exons ATGGTATGGGGACACTCTGTTTCACAAGATTTAGTCAACTGGATCAAACTAGAACCATCCCTTTCTCCCTCAGTTCCCTCTGACATCAACAGCTGCTGGTCAGGATCCACCACCATCCTCCCTGATGGCAAACCTGTAATTTTGTACACCGGATGTGATGCCAATAAACATCAGGTGACAGTTCTTGCTGGGCCTAAAGATCCTTCCGACCCTTTGCTTCGTGAATGGGTAAAACCTAAAGGCAATCCTGTGATGGTTCCCCCTAGTAACGTCCCGGTGGATTGTTTCCGTGACCCAACTACCGCGTGGCAAGGGCATGATGGGAAGTGGAGAGCCCTTGTAGGAGCTAAGGAGAAAGATAGTAACAAAGGAATGGCGATTTTGTACCACAGTGATGATTTTATGAAGTGGACACAGTTTCATGTGCCTTTGCTTGAGTCACAAGTCACCGGCATGTGGGAGTGTGTGGACTTTTATCCTGTTTCGATTACCGGTAAAGAGGGTTTAGATACTTCTGTGAATGATTCTAGTGTGAAGCATGTGTTAAAGACAAGTTATGGAGGCAATGATTGCTATGTCATTGGTACCTACTCTTCAGAGACTGATGTATTTTCCGCGGATTCCGAATTCACTAACACAGCTGCAGATCTGAGATATGATTATGGCAATCTGTTTGCGTCCAAGGCTTTCTTTGATAGTGCTAAGAATCGGAGGATCTCATGGGGATGGATTATGGAGAGAGATAGCAATAAAGATGATATTGTGAAAGGATGGGCAGGGATTATG gcTATTCCAAGGGAAATTTGGTTGGAAAAAAGTGGGAAGAGGCTGATGCAATGGCCAGTTGAAGAAATCAACAATCTCAGAGCCAAAAATATTAGCTTGGATAGCAAGCAACTCGAAGGCGGTTCCATCCTTGAGATCTCTGGCATCACTGCTTCACAA gCCGACATAGAAGTAGCTTTTGATATACCTGATCTAGAAAATGATACCGAAGTTTTCGATTCAGAGGAAGTTGATCAACCGACTTTAACCTCCGCTTATAGCGCATCGGTTAAAGGTGTTTATGGACCTTTTGGATTGTTAGCATTGGCTAGCAATGATTTATCAGAGCACACTGCAGTCTTCTTTAGAGTTATTCGTCGTGGGAATGGATATGCGGTTTTAATGTGCAGTGACGAGAGCAA GTCTTCCTTGAGAGATAACATAGAAAAAGCTACGCTTGGAATATCCTTAGACATCGATCCAAGACATGAGAAGATCTCATTAAGATGTTTG ATTGATCACTCGGTTATAGAGAGCTATGGGGGAGGAGGAAAAAGTGTGATAACATCTAGGGTTTATCCAAAAATGGCAATTGGTGAAGAAGCTAGGCTTTACGTGTTCAATCATGGAACCAAGGCTGTGACCATGTCGTCTTTGGAAGCCTGGAGCATGAGAAAAGCCCAGATCAATTCAAACCAAACCTAA
- the LOC108847522 gene encoding uncharacterized protein LOC108847522, with product MPETRRSQSNHERIDNSENQHRRVVIENSHGEKLVGVLQDTGSTETVVICHGFQSSKDRIPMRTIANVFERAKITTFRFDFAGNGESQGSFQYGNYRREAEDLRSVLQHLRGENRVISAIIGHSKGGNVVLLYAAKYKDVETVVNISGRFFLERGIEGRLGKDYMKRIKENGFIDVRNRKGKFEYRVTEESLVDRLTTNTHESCLSIHENCRVLTVHGSDDRIVHVTEAYEFARYIKNHKLCLIEGADHEFTSHQHQLASTVLSFFKKDDYDDGSGDISASSRDPLRPVVSITSRI from the exons ATGCCGGAAACTCGCCGGAGTCAATCTAACCATGAACGAATCGACAACTCCG AGAATCAACACAGAAGAGTTGTGATAGAGAACAGTCATGGTGAAAAACTGGTTGGAGTTTTGCAAGATACCGGCTCAACCGAGACTGTTGTCATCTGCCATGGATTTCAATCATCAAAG GATCGTATCCCCATGAGAACAATTGCTAATGTCTTTGAAAGAGCAAAGATCACTACTTTCCGGTTTGATTTCGCTGGCAACGG GGAAAGCCAAGGATCATTTCAGTATGGTAACTACCGACGTGAAGCTGAAGATCTGCGCTCTGTTCTTCAACACTTGCGTGGGGAAAACCGTGTAATTTCTGCAATCATCGGACATAGTAAAG GTGGGAATGTGGTGCTTTTGTATGCAGCAAAGTACAAGGATGTGGAGACTGTTGTGAACATCTCAGGACGGTTTTTTCTAGAGAGGGGGATAGAAGGGAGGCTTGGTAAGGACTACAtgaagagaatcaaagagaatgGGTTCATCGATGTTAGGAACAGAAAGg GAAAGTTTGAATATAGAGTAACAGAAGAGAGTCTAGTGGACCGTCTCACAACTAATACTCACGAATCATGTCTCTCAATTCATGAAAACTGCAG GGTGTTAACAGTTCATGGGTCAGATGATAGGATCGTACATGTAACAGAAGCATATGAATTCGCCAGATACATAAAGAATCATAAACTCTGTCTTATTGAAGGAGCTGATCATGAGTTCACTTCTCACCAGCATCAGCTTGCTTCTACTGTTTTATCATTCTTCAAGAAAGACGACTATGATGATGGTTCAGGTGATATCAGTGCCAGTAGCCGAGACCCGTTGAGACCCGTTGTTTCGATTACTTCACGAATTTAG
- the LOC108847523 gene encoding NDR1/HIN1-like protein 6 gives MTDRVFPASKPPTATNGAPPPGGALPPPPSVNGNGTANQKPQVYIPANRPVYRPQPYSRHHHHQSRPSCRRVCCCCCFWSILLLLILALLASIAATAVYVIYHPRPPLFSVPSLRIGRVNLTTSPDASVSHLSSFFNFTLISVNPNQHLTFSYDRFAVAVKSVKSGEMLANGTVPGFFSGDGNKTSFRGVIATSSSARELDPDEARRLKSDLTRGVHVGLEIEMVTKVKMRMGKLKSEGVEIKVTCGGFEGTVPKGKVPTVATSKQTKCKSDLSVKVWKWSL, from the coding sequence ATGACTGATCGAGTCTTCCCAGCTTCAAAGCCACCAACCGCCACTAACGGAGCTCCTCCACCCGGTGGTGCCTTACCACCACCTCCGTCTGTCAACGGCAACGGAACAGCCAACCAGAAACCACAAGTCTACATTCCGGCTAACCGTCCCGTCTACCGTCCGCAGCCTTACagccgccaccaccaccaccagtcaCGACCAAGCTGCCGGCGagtctgctgctgctgctgtttcTGGTCCATCCTCCTCCTTCTGATCCTCGCTCTCTTGGCCTCAATCGCCGCCACCGCCGTGTACGTCATCTACCACCCTCGCCCGCCGCTGTTCTCCGTCCCGTCGCTTCGCATCGGCCGCGTGAACCTCACCACCTCGCCGGACGCCTCCGTCTCCCAcctctcttccttcttcaacTTCACGCTCATCTCCGTCAACCCCAACCAGCACCTCACCTTCTCCTACGACCGCTTCGCCGTCGCCGTCAAGTCCGTTAAGTCCGGAGAGATGCTGGCTAACGGAACGGTCCCGGGGTTCTTCAGCGGTGACGGTAACAAGACGTCGTTTCGGGGCGTGATCGCGACGTCTTCTTCGGCGCGTGAGCTGGATCCGGATGAGGCTCGGCGTTTGAAGTCGGATCTGACGCGTGGGGTGCACGTGGGGTTGGAGATCGAGATGGTGACGAAGGTGAAGATGCGGATGGGGAAGCTGAAGAGCGAAGGGGTGGAGATTAAAGTGACGTGTGGAGGGTTCGAAGGGACAGTGCCTAAAGGGAAAGTTCCGACCGTAGCGACTTCGAAACAGACCAAGTGTAAGTCTGATCTGAGTGTTAAGGTTTGGAAATGGAGTTTGTAA
- the LOC108847521 gene encoding beta-fructofuranosidase, insoluble isoenzyme CWINV6-like, with the protein MAQDGNVQNLPVQNQVRNRTSFHFQPQRNWLNDPNAPMYYKGFYHLFYQHNPLAPEFNRKIIWGHSVSQDMVNWIQLPPAFSPSESYDINSCWSGSATILPDGKPVILYTGIDDQERREDRSQVTVLAVPKDVSDPLLREWIKPKQKPVMVPPEDVLHYCFRDPTTAWLGPDGKWRVLIGAKERDTRRGVALLYHSTDECAQWERHPEPLLVAQANEMLECVDFFPVKLAGKEGVDTSVNNASVRHVLKVSFEEQIGGKDCYVIGTYCSETDRFVPDSELTYTSADLRYDHGWFYASKSFFDSAKNRRINWGWVVETDSREDDFEKGWAGLLALPRQMWLDTSGKRLMQWPIQEINYLRTRHVSFHNRQLEGRSMFEITGITAAQADVEVTFDLPVLEHNARIRDSTHIADAVLFNYGNSLGCVYGPFGLLALASNDLSEQTAIFFKIIRRGNGYSVIMGIDENRSSLRDNVQKIPHGTFLDVDPRHEKISLRCLIDHSIIESYGAGGRNVITSRVYPKLAIGEAAKLYAFNNGTKGVTISSLDAWSMRNAQINTNAI; encoded by the exons ATGGCTCAAGATGGAAACGTCCAGAATCTTCCGGTTCAAAACCAAGTGCGTAACCGGACTTCCTTCCATTTCCAACCTCAAAGAAATTGGCTCAACG ATCCAAATG CGCCAATGTATTACAAAGGATTCTACCATCTGTTCTACCAGCACAACCCTTTGGCTCCCGAGTTCAATAGGAAAATCATATGGGGTCACTCTGTTTCACAAGATATGGTCAACTGGATCCAACTCCCACCAGCATTTTCCCCCTCTGAGTCCTACGACATCAACAGCTGCTGGTCAGGATCCGCCACGATCCTCCCCGATGGCAAACCTGTGATCTTGTACACCGGAATCGATGACCAAGAGAGACGGGAAGACAGAAGTCAAGTCACAGTTCTTGCTGTACCTAAAGATGTTTCCGACCCTTTGCTTCGTGAGTGGATAAAGCCAAAGCAAAAACCTGTCATGGTTCCACCAGAGGACGTCCTTCACTACTGTTTCCGTGACCCTACGACTGCATGGCTAGGTCCAGATGGGAAATGGAGAGTTCTCATAGGAGCTAAGGAGAGAGATACTCGAAGAGGAGTGGCGCTTTTGTACCATAGTACTGATGAATGTGCGCAATGGGAAAGGCATCCAGAACCTTTACTTGTAGCACAAGCCAACGAAATGTTGGAGTGCGTTGACTTTTTCCCGGTTAAGCTCGCCGGTAAAGAAGGTGTGGATACTTCTGTGAACAATGCTAGTGTGAGGCATGTGTTGAAAGTTAGTTTTGAGGAACAAATTGGAGGCAAAGATTGTTATGTGATTGGTACATATTGTTCCGAGACTGACAGATTTGTCCCGGACTCAGAGCTCACTTACACAAGTGCGGATTTGAGATATGATCATGGATGGTTTTACGCCTCCAAGTCGTTCTTTGATAGTGCTAAGAATAGGAGGATCAACTGGGGATGGGTTGTGGAGACTGACAGCAGAGAAGATGATTTTGAGAAAGGATGGGCTGGCCTTCtg GCTCTTCCTAGGCAAATGTGGCTGGACACAAGTGGAAAGAGGCTGATGCAATGGCCAATCCAAGAGATCAATTATCTCCGGACCAGACATGTTAGCTTCCATAACAGGCAACTCGAAGGCCGCTCGATGTTTGAAATCACAGGCATTACTGCAGCACAA GCAGACGTTGAAGTGACTTTTGACCTGCCTGTTCTGGAACATAACGCCCGGATACGGGACTCAACACACATTGCTGATGCGGTTTTGTTCAATTATGGCAACTCGCTTGGATGTGTTTACGGGCCTTTTGGGTTGCTAGCATTAGCTTCCAATGATTTATCCGAACAAACTGCGATCTTCTTTAAGATCATTCGTCGCGGAAATGGATATTCGGTTATAATGGGCATCGATGAGAATAG ATCTTCGTTGAGAGACAACGTACAAAAAATTCCGCATGGAACATTCCTAGACGTTGATCCAAGACATGAGAAGATCTCATTAAGATGTTTG ATCGATCACTCGATTATAGAGAGCTATGGAGCAGGAGGAAGAAATGTGATAACTTCTAGGGTTTATCCCAAATTGGCAATTGGTGAAGCAGCTAAGCTTTATGCGTTTAATAATGGGACGAAGGGTGTGACCATATCGTCTCTGGATGCTTGGAGCATGAGAAATGCCCAAATCAATACAAATGCAATTTAA